GATATTGCCCGCACGCTGGGCATGGAAGAGGCATCGGACCGGGGCAGGCACTTCAAGAGATGGCTCATCGTGGGGCTCGTTCTGCTGGCACTGGCCACGGCCGTGGTTCTGTGGTGGAGAGAGGCCGGGAACAAACCCCCGGTGTACAAGACCCAGGAGGCCCGGCGTGGGAACCTCATCGTAACGGTCACCGCCACGGGGACGCTGGAGCCCGTAAACCAGGTGGACGTGGGAAGCGAGGTATCGGGGACCATAGAGACCGTCCAGGTCGACAATAACGACCAGGTGAAGGCCGGCGAGGTGCTCGCGCGGCTGGACACCGACAAGCTCCAGGCCCAGGTGCAGCAATCCGAGGCCGCGCTGGAATCGGCGCGGGCCGGGCTCCTGGAAGCACAGGCCACCGCGGTGGAGGCGCGCAACGACCTGGCGCGGCTCAAACACGTATGGGAACAAAGCAAAGGGAAGGTGCCCTCACAGCGCGACATCGACGCCGCCGAGGCGACCGTGAAACGGGCGGAAGCCGGGGTGGCCATCGCGAAGGCCGCGATATCCGAGACCCGGGCCACCCTGGACGCAAACAGGACGAACCTCTCCAAAGCGGTCATCCGCTCACCGATAAACGGCGTCGTCCTGAACCGGAACGTCGAGCCCGGGCAGACCGTGGCGGCCTCTCTTCAGGCCCCCGTTCTGTTCACCCTGGCCGAGGACCTGACGAAGATGGAGCTCCACGTGGCCGTGGACGAGGCCGACGTGGGGCAGGTGAAGGAAGGGCAGGAGGCCGTCTTCACCGTGGACGCCTACCCGGACCGGAGCTTCCGGGCCAGGATTACCCAGGTGCGTTTCGGCTCGCAGACCCTGGAGGGCGTCGTTACCTACGAGACGGTGCTCAGCGTGGACAACGCCGACCTCTCGCTCAGGCCCGGCATGACGGCCACGGCGGACATCACGGTGGAGAAGATAGAGGACGCCACTCTCGTGCCCAACGCGGCTCTCCGCTTCGCGCCGCCCGAACGCGTGAAGAAGGCTCCTTCCAACAACAACCGAAGCCTTATCCGCAGAATCTTTCCGCATCCGCGCAGGACGCCGTCGGAAAGGCCCAGGACCGAGGCGGCGAATCAGAGGCTCAAACGCGTCTGGACGTTGAAAGGGGGACGGCTCGTGCCCCTTGACATCGCCACCGGGTCCTCCGACGGGCTGATGACCGAGGTCCTGAGCGGTGACGTCGAGCCCGGGACGGCCCTGGTCGTGGATATCGAGGTCCCCGGGAAGTGAAGGAAGACGCCCCGCGTTCGCAAGGTCCCGTGATTGTGCTCAAGAAGGTGAGCAAGGTCTATGGCAGGGGCCACGCGGCGATGCGGGCTCTGCGCGGCATCGACCTGAGCATCGAAAGCGGCGATTTCGTCGCCGTGATGGGGCCGAGCGGATCGGGGAAATCCACCTGCATGAATATCCTGGGCTTTCTGGACACCCCGACGTCCGGGGCGTATCTGTTTCAGGGACTCGACGTCAGCAAACTCTCGCGCAACAAGCGCGCCCTGCTGCGCCGGCACTACCTGGGGTTCGTTTTCCAGGGGTACAACCTCCTGGACCGGACCTCGGCGCTGGAAAACGTGGAGCTGCCCCTGGTCTATCGGGGCACCCCCGTGGCCGAGCGGCACGCCCGCGCCCTCCTGGCCCTTGAAGCCGTCGGCCTGAGGGGCTGGGAGAAACACACCCCCGCCGAGCTCTCCGGAGGGGAGCAACAGCGGGTGGCCATCGCCCGCGCCCTCGTTACCGAGCCCGACGTCCTGCTGGCCGACGAGCCCACGGGAAACCTGGATTCGGCCCGGAGCCGCGAGATCATGGAGATGCTGGCGCGATTCAACCACGAAAGAGGCATAACCGTGGTGATGGTGACCCACGAACCGGACATGGCCGCCTACGCGAAGCGCACCATGCGCTTTATCGACGGCCTCCTGGACGCCGACGAAAGGAACGGCCAAGCCGC
This Nitrospirota bacterium DNA region includes the following protein-coding sequences:
- a CDS encoding efflux RND transporter periplasmic adaptor subunit: MKPETNRETDIARTLGMEEASDRGRHFKRWLIVGLVLLALATAVVLWWREAGNKPPVYKTQEARRGNLIVTVTATGTLEPVNQVDVGSEVSGTIETVQVDNNDQVKAGEVLARLDTDKLQAQVQQSEAALESARAGLLEAQATAVEARNDLARLKHVWEQSKGKVPSQRDIDAAEATVKRAEAGVAIAKAAISETRATLDANRTNLSKAVIRSPINGVVLNRNVEPGQTVAASLQAPVLFTLAEDLTKMELHVAVDEADVGQVKEGQEAVFTVDAYPDRSFRARITQVRFGSQTLEGVVTYETVLSVDNADLSLRPGMTATADITVEKIEDATLVPNAALRFAPPERVKKAPSNNNRSLIRRIFPHPRRTPSERPRTEAANQRLKRVWTLKGGRLVPLDIATGSSDGLMTEVLSGDVEPGTALVVDIEVPGK
- a CDS encoding ABC transporter ATP-binding protein translates to MRALRGIDLSIESGDFVAVMGPSGSGKSTCMNILGFLDTPTSGAYLFQGLDVSKLSRNKRALLRRHYLGFVFQGYNLLDRTSALENVELPLVYRGTPVAERHARALLALEAVGLRGWEKHTPAELSGGEQQRVAIARALVTEPDVLLADEPTGNLDSARSREIMEMLARFNHERGITVVMVTHEPDMAAYAKRTMRFIDGLLDADERNGQAA